The Lacipirellula parvula genome window below encodes:
- the rpsD gene encoding 30S ribosomal protein S4, translating into MSRYTGPKARINRRLGAMIFESAGAAKASDRRPNAPGMAPPVRKMSTYGESMREKQKIKYYYGLGERQLRRVFEHSKHAEGDTGTQMLVLCERRLDSVVRLAGFTKTRPQARQGVCHGHFTVNGRHCDVASMTVRVGDVIHVKRRGGLTDLYGGNLAAFDGQAADWLHVDSERLMITVTRLPAKEDVTLPVNVQMVVELLSR; encoded by the coding sequence ATGTCGCGTTACACCGGTCCGAAGGCCCGCATCAACCGCCGTCTCGGCGCCATGATTTTCGAGAGCGCCGGCGCCGCGAAGGCCTCTGATCGTCGCCCGAACGCCCCGGGCATGGCCCCGCCGGTCCGCAAGATGTCGACGTACGGCGAGTCGATGCGTGAGAAGCAAAAGATCAAGTACTACTATGGCCTCGGCGAACGCCAACTTCGTCGCGTCTTCGAGCACTCGAAGCACGCCGAAGGCGACACCGGAACCCAAATGCTCGTGCTGTGCGAGCGTCGTCTCGACAGCGTCGTCCGCTTGGCGGGCTTTACCAAGACGCGTCCTCAGGCCAGGCAGGGCGTCTGCCACGGCCACTTCACCGTCAACGGCCGTCACTGCGATGTCGCTTCAATGACCGTTCGCGTCGGCGACGTCATTCACGTGAAGCGTCGCGGCGGTCTCACGGACCTCTACGGCGGTAACTTGGCGGCCTTCGACGGCCAAGCCGCCGATTGGCTGCACGTCGACTCGGAACGGTTGATGATCACAGTGACTCGTCTTCCCGCGAAGGAAGACGTCACGCTGCCGGTGAACGTGCAGATGGTCGTCGAATTGCTGTCGCGCTAG